In one Prosthecochloris aestuarii DSM 271 genomic region, the following are encoded:
- a CDS encoding alanine dehydrogenase: protein MGYSGDITGIEFDLGIKTLERWLIKPEKTMNIALGIPKERLNDERRVAISPAGARILVENGMRVMIEHDAGKASNLSDEDYSDAGCTITDSLEKLYDESNIIVKVSPPQNHELPLFKPSQMLISALHLGAIHRPMMKMFLEKNITALGFEFIQTRDGDLPIVRTLSEIAGSLAIQTAAKYLETGYGGSGILLGGIAGVPPARITIIGAGTVGLFAAQDALGLGAQVTVIDKEINRLRRFEAFFNRHIVTAITNDHYIAELAKESDVMIGALSPKQKFIKPIVSEEVIKSMRQGSVIIDVSIDQGSCFETSRHTTHTNPIFVKHGVTHYCVPNIPSAVAKTATFAMTNTLLPFLMKLNAHETITDILWNSHSLRKGTYAFKGYITQKNLAELTALPYREIDMLLATG from the coding sequence ATGGGATACTCTGGAGACATTACAGGCATTGAGTTTGATCTTGGCATAAAGACCCTTGAGCGATGGCTTATCAAGCCGGAAAAAACCATGAATATCGCTCTGGGAATTCCGAAAGAGCGGCTCAACGATGAGAGAAGAGTCGCCATTTCCCCTGCCGGGGCCAGAATTCTGGTTGAAAACGGCATGAGGGTCATGATTGAACACGATGCCGGAAAAGCCAGCAATCTCTCCGACGAAGACTATAGTGATGCCGGGTGCACCATTACAGACTCGCTCGAAAAGCTTTACGATGAATCAAATATCATCGTAAAAGTCTCTCCGCCCCAAAACCATGAGCTGCCGTTGTTCAAACCCTCCCAGATGCTCATTTCAGCTCTTCACCTTGGAGCCATCCACAGGCCGATGATGAAGATGTTTCTGGAAAAAAACATCACCGCACTGGGGTTCGAATTTATTCAGACGCGCGATGGGGATCTCCCCATAGTCAGAACCCTGAGCGAAATAGCCGGCTCACTTGCAATTCAGACCGCAGCAAAATATCTGGAAACAGGTTACGGAGGCAGCGGCATTCTGCTTGGAGGCATTGCCGGCGTTCCTCCTGCCCGAATCACCATTATCGGAGCAGGAACGGTTGGGCTGTTTGCGGCACAGGATGCGCTTGGCCTCGGAGCGCAGGTCACGGTCATCGACAAAGAAATAAACCGCTTACGACGATTTGAGGCGTTCTTTAACCGCCATATCGTTACCGCAATAACCAATGACCATTATATCGCTGAACTGGCCAAGGAATCCGATGTCATGATCGGTGCTCTCAGCCCGAAACAGAAATTCATCAAACCTATCGTCAGTGAAGAGGTTATCAAAAGCATGCGCCAGGGTTCAGTCATTATTGATGTCTCAATAGATCAGGGCTCATGTTTTGAAACAAGTCGCCACACAACCCACACCAACCCAATTTTCGTCAAGCACGGCGTCACGCACTACTGCGTTCCCAATATTCCTTCTGCCGTCGCTAAAACAGCGACCTTTGCCATGACCAACACCCTGCTCCCGTTTCTGATGAAACTCAACGCCCATGAAACCATCACGGATATTCTCTGGAACAGCCACAGCCTGAGAAAAGGGACTTACGCATTCAAAGGCTATATCACCCAGAAAAACCTTGCTGAACTGACCGCTCTGCCATACAGGGAGATCGATATGCTCCTGGCTACAGGGTAA
- the dnaK gene encoding molecular chaperone DnaK, whose product MGKIIGIDLGTTNSCVAVMQGTQPTVIENSEGYRTTPSMVAFTKNGERLIGHAAKRQAITNAKNTVFSIKRFMGRKFDEVPNEKKIAPYKVVNINGEARVEIDDKNYSPQEISAMILQKMKQTAEDFLGEKVTEAVITVPAYFNDAQRQATKDAGKIAGLEVKRIINEPTAAALAYGLDKKKENEKVAVFDLGGGTFDISILELGDGVFEVKSTDGDTHLGGDDFDQTIIDFLADEFKKQEGIDLRTDAIALQRLKEAAEKAKIELSSRTDTEINLPFITATQEGPKHLVVNLTRAKFEALASTLFDNIMAPCKRAIKNAKVNISEIDEVVLVGGSTRIPKVQELVKELFKREPNKSVNPDEVVAVGAAIQGGVLTGEVSDVLLLDVTPLSLGIETLGGVMTKLIEANTTIPTKKQEVFSTAADNQTSVEVHVLQGERPMASDNKTLGRFHLGDIPPAPRGMPQVEVAFDIDANGILHVSAKDKATGKEQSIRIEAGGKLNDAEIEKMKNDAKAHAEEDAKRKEEVETKNAADSLIFSTEKQLQELGDKIPADKKAPLESALDRLKEAHKSGSADAIKPAMDEVNTIWNDIASQLYQAADAPGSGTPNPEAESGKQESSGKTDGQVDAEYEVIDGNDKDK is encoded by the coding sequence ATGGGAAAGATTATCGGAATTGACCTTGGCACAACAAACTCATGCGTTGCCGTCATGCAGGGAACACAGCCAACGGTCATCGAAAACTCTGAAGGCTATCGGACGACTCCATCGATGGTAGCATTCACAAAAAACGGCGAAAGGCTTATCGGACATGCCGCAAAACGTCAGGCAATTACCAACGCAAAAAACACTGTTTTTTCAATCAAGCGATTTATGGGTCGCAAGTTTGATGAAGTACCCAACGAGAAAAAAATCGCTCCGTATAAGGTTGTCAATATCAATGGCGAGGCAAGAGTTGAAATCGACGACAAAAACTACTCTCCTCAGGAAATTTCAGCAATGATTCTGCAGAAAATGAAGCAGACAGCAGAAGATTTCCTTGGTGAGAAGGTTACCGAAGCGGTGATCACCGTACCGGCATATTTCAATGACGCGCAGCGTCAGGCAACAAAGGATGCTGGAAAAATTGCAGGGCTTGAAGTCAAACGAATCATTAACGAGCCAACTGCGGCAGCTCTTGCCTATGGTCTCGACAAGAAAAAAGAGAATGAAAAAGTCGCGGTTTTCGATCTTGGTGGTGGAACCTTCGACATCTCGATCCTTGAACTCGGTGACGGTGTTTTTGAGGTCAAATCAACCGATGGCGACACCCATCTTGGTGGCGACGACTTCGATCAGACAATCATCGATTTTCTTGCCGACGAATTCAAAAAACAGGAAGGCATTGATCTGAGAACTGATGCTATCGCATTGCAGAGACTCAAAGAAGCAGCAGAAAAAGCCAAAATCGAGCTCTCATCGAGAACAGATACCGAGATCAACCTGCCCTTTATCACAGCAACTCAGGAGGGTCCTAAACACCTTGTCGTCAATTTGACAAGGGCAAAGTTCGAAGCTCTTGCTTCAACACTGTTTGACAATATTATGGCGCCATGTAAACGGGCGATTAAAAACGCCAAAGTCAACATCAGCGAGATTGATGAAGTTGTCCTGGTAGGTGGTTCAACCCGTATCCCGAAAGTACAGGAGCTGGTAAAGGAACTCTTTAAAAGAGAACCCAATAAAAGCGTCAATCCGGACGAAGTAGTTGCTGTCGGTGCTGCGATTCAGGGCGGCGTTCTGACTGGAGAGGTCAGCGATGTCCTGCTTCTTGATGTCACTCCCCTCTCATTGGGTATCGAAACCCTTGGCGGAGTCATGACAAAGTTGATCGAAGCAAACACAACCATCCCGACTAAAAAGCAGGAAGTTTTTTCTACAGCTGCAGACAATCAGACATCTGTCGAAGTCCATGTCCTTCAGGGTGAACGCCCGATGGCTTCAGATAACAAAACTCTTGGCAGATTCCATCTGGGAGATATTCCTCCTGCACCTCGCGGTATGCCGCAGGTCGAGGTCGCATTCGATATTGATGCCAATGGTATTCTCCATGTGTCAGCCAAAGACAAGGCGACTGGCAAGGAGCAGAGCATCAGAATCGAGGCTGGAGGCAAGCTCAATGATGCAGAGATCGAAAAAATGAAGAATGACGCTAAAGCCCATGCTGAAGAAGACGCTAAACGAAAAGAAGAGGTAGAAACCAAAAACGCTGCCGACTCTTTGATCTTCAGCACGGAAAAGCAGCTTCAGGAGCTTGGCGACAAAATACCGGCTGATAAGAAAGCGCCGCTGGAAAGCGCTCTGGATAGGCTCAAAGAAGCCCACAAATCAGGCAGCGCTGATGCAATCAAACCGGCTATGGACGAAGTCAATACCATCTGGAATGACATTGCTTCACAGCTCTACCAGGCAGCAGACGCTCCAGGAAGCGGCACACCAAACCCTGAAGCCGAAAGCGGAAAACAGGAATCTTCAGGAAAAACCGACGGCCAAGTCGATGCCGAGTACGAAGTCATTGACGGCAATGACAAAGACAAGTGA
- the pal gene encoding peptidoglycan-associated lipoprotein Pal — protein sequence MKHALRYGIVVCAFLVTGCASKSSQSIIGGDTGVVNGNGYGDSSVRTYSEAEEALRDEARLALKDVFFSFESADLDILATTQLKRNAEWMIAHPSVSVIIEGHCDERGTGEFNMALGERRADISKSFLVKAGVASSRIQTVSYGEERPFEAGHDDSAWAKNRRAHFVVE from the coding sequence ATGAAACACGCATTAAGGTATGGCATTGTGGTCTGTGCATTTTTGGTGACCGGTTGTGCTTCAAAATCGAGCCAGTCGATTATCGGGGGTGATACAGGTGTCGTTAATGGGAACGGTTACGGGGATTCTTCCGTAAGAACCTATTCAGAAGCTGAAGAAGCGCTTCGTGATGAGGCTCGACTTGCCCTTAAGGATGTGTTTTTCTCATTTGAGAGCGCTGATCTTGATATTCTGGCGACGACTCAGTTGAAAAGAAATGCGGAGTGGATGATTGCGCACCCCTCAGTATCGGTGATTATTGAAGGTCATTGTGACGAGCGCGGAACGGGTGAGTTCAATATGGCACTTGGCGAGAGAAGAGCTGATATCTCAAAAAGCTTTCTTGTGAAAGCAGGGGTGGCATCTTCAAGAATCCAAACCGTCAGTTACGGAGAGGAGCGTCCGTTCGAAGCAGGTCATGACGATTCTGCCTGGGCTAAGAACAGGCGTGCTCATTTTGTTGTTGAATAA
- a CDS encoding succinate dehydrogenase/fumarate reductase iron-sulfur subunit, which yields MTYTIRILRYNPQSDTEPYYREYQVEAAPHERILDVLVRIQSDHDSTLALRKSCGHGVCGSDAMLINGENRLACSTLVRDIKGTLIRVEPLPGAPVKRDLVLDTDRFWDKYQAVMPYLIPSEPAPDKERLQSPAEHKKIEESTKCILCGACTHACPTTWANATYLGPAALLKAYRFIFDSRDQATGQRIERIASDDGIWRCYTAYNCVEACPKDIDITWHISQLKKAAIRM from the coding sequence ATGACCTATACCATAAGGATTCTGAGATACAATCCGCAATCAGATACTGAACCGTATTACAGAGAGTACCAGGTAGAAGCTGCGCCACATGAGAGGATCCTTGATGTCCTGGTAAGGATTCAGTCTGATCACGACAGCACTCTGGCTCTCAGAAAGTCCTGTGGCCATGGCGTTTGCGGAAGCGATGCCATGCTGATCAATGGTGAAAACAGGCTTGCCTGTTCAACCCTTGTCAGGGATATCAAAGGCACCCTCATCAGAGTGGAGCCTCTCCCTGGAGCCCCGGTCAAGCGCGACCTTGTGCTCGACACCGATCGCTTCTGGGATAAATACCAGGCGGTCATGCCCTACCTTATACCCTCTGAACCCGCCCCGGACAAAGAAAGGCTGCAAAGCCCTGCGGAACATAAGAAAATAGAGGAATCAACGAAATGCATCCTCTGTGGCGCATGTACTCATGCCTGCCCTACAACGTGGGCAAACGCAACCTACCTCGGTCCAGCAGCCCTCTTGAAAGCATATCGTTTCATCTTCGATTCCCGTGACCAGGCAACCGGACAACGAATCGAAAGAATAGCCTCAGATGATGGCATATGGCGATGTTATACCGCCTATAACTGTGTGGAGGCGTGCCCTAAAGATATCGATATCACCTGGCATATCTCACAGTTGAAAAAAGCGGCAATACGAATGTAA
- a CDS encoding anti-sigma factor family protein, whose protein sequence is MTTVNCKEAMALMSAAVDGELCSREQESFNQHIMWCVRCAHEFQEAKKTKRIIREKIVRFNAPQSLVNSILKLTESPS, encoded by the coding sequence ATGACAACTGTGAATTGTAAAGAAGCCATGGCGCTCATGAGTGCCGCAGTTGATGGAGAACTTTGCAGCAGGGAGCAGGAATCCTTTAATCAGCACATTATGTGGTGCGTACGATGCGCCCATGAATTTCAGGAAGCAAAAAAAACAAAGCGCATCATCAGAGAAAAAATAGTTCGATTCAATGCTCCGCAATCACTTGTCAATTCAATTCTTAAACTCACCGAATCACCGTCCTGA
- a CDS encoding Hsp20/alpha crystallin family protein, with protein sequence MLVKLSQDPLQLFDDIWQGSNAPSSPAFKVDISEDNHAFYIDAELPGLAKENITLGIEDDVLTFKAERKKESEEKEKNYHRIERTYGSFSRSFNLGELIDKENIGASYDNGMLHVTLPKAQEVKRTRAISIT encoded by the coding sequence ATGTTAGTAAAACTATCACAGGATCCACTGCAGCTTTTTGATGATATCTGGCAAGGCTCAAACGCCCCCTCTTCTCCAGCCTTCAAGGTTGATATTTCAGAGGACAATCACGCGTTTTATATAGATGCCGAGCTTCCGGGTCTGGCAAAGGAAAATATTACACTCGGCATCGAAGACGATGTGCTCACCTTCAAAGCCGAAAGAAAAAAGGAATCAGAAGAAAAAGAAAAAAACTATCACCGTATAGAGCGAACCTACGGGAGTTTTTCAAGAAGCTTCAATCTTGGGGAACTGATTGACAAGGAAAACATAGGGGCCTCGTATGATAACGGAATGCTTCATGTGACGTTACCTAAAGCACAGGAAGTCAAAAGAACAAGAGCGATCTCAATTACTTAA
- the tolB gene encoding Tol-Pal system beta propeller repeat protein TolB, translating to MNVTFFIRLQTLVILFCFFFMNAVTICAEPVGQYIKIAKEGETKIPLVLKTLDYQKEKDGKYARDLDGIMESGLDFTGMFSLLNAPLNVFSGGDRYVVGERQVNFPALSSVGAELYAGGVMERRGSTINMAMEVYDVLTGKLMLKKLYSGKRDDLRSIGHRFCADLMELITGKPSVFDSRLAFVSLNGGKKEIFLSEFDGYGAKQVTSTGGMALTPSLSPDSGLLAYLTYSGGLPDLQIKDLATQKTVSVMKKGVKIDPSWRNGTLECATTFSFEGDQEIYMVDRNGSVGRRLTRSRGIDVSPSFSPDGRKMAFVSSRHGSPQVFIKDLSSGRESRLTFSGKYNTQPAWSPVDDKIAFTSMQKNGEINIFTINADGSGLRQLTYRARQNEAPGWSPDGSMIVFSSTRDGSRKLFMMNANGRNQRSLKLPGEQMQPSWSSLR from the coding sequence ATGAATGTCACTTTTTTTATACGGTTGCAGACGCTGGTTATCTTGTTCTGCTTCTTTTTTATGAATGCTGTCACGATTTGTGCTGAACCGGTAGGGCAGTATATCAAAATTGCCAAAGAGGGTGAGACAAAAATTCCCCTTGTACTCAAAACGCTTGATTACCAGAAAGAAAAAGACGGTAAATATGCTCGCGATCTTGATGGGATCATGGAGAGCGGACTTGATTTTACCGGGATGTTTTCTCTGCTCAATGCTCCGTTGAATGTTTTCTCAGGCGGTGACCGCTATGTTGTTGGAGAGCGTCAGGTGAACTTTCCTGCCTTGAGCTCTGTCGGTGCGGAACTCTATGCCGGTGGTGTGATGGAACGTCGAGGAAGCACCATCAATATGGCCATGGAGGTCTATGACGTTCTGACCGGGAAACTGATGCTCAAAAAGCTCTATAGTGGTAAACGCGACGATCTGCGTTCTATCGGCCACCGTTTCTGTGCCGATCTTATGGAACTGATAACAGGAAAGCCGTCTGTTTTTGATTCCCGGTTAGCCTTTGTTTCTCTGAATGGTGGAAAGAAAGAGATTTTTCTTTCTGAATTTGACGGTTATGGTGCAAAACAGGTGACCAGTACCGGGGGGATGGCGTTGACGCCTTCGCTGTCGCCCGATAGCGGCTTGTTGGCCTATTTGACCTATTCCGGAGGATTGCCTGATCTGCAGATTAAAGATCTTGCTACCCAGAAAACTGTTTCGGTGATGAAAAAAGGCGTCAAGATTGACCCTTCATGGAGAAATGGCACTCTTGAATGTGCGACAACGTTTTCATTCGAAGGCGATCAGGAAATTTATATGGTAGATCGGAATGGTTCAGTCGGCAGGCGTCTGACCAGAAGCCGTGGGATAGACGTTTCACCTTCTTTTTCTCCTGACGGCAGAAAAATGGCCTTTGTTTCTTCGCGTCACGGCAGTCCTCAGGTATTCATTAAGGACCTTTCGAGTGGCAGAGAATCACGTCTGACATTCAGTGGTAAATACAACACTCAGCCGGCCTGGTCACCTGTTGATGATAAAATTGCATTTACTTCTATGCAAAAGAACGGGGAAATCAATATATTTACAATAAATGCAGATGGCTCAGGGTTGCGGCAGCTTACCTACAGGGCAAGACAGAATGAAGCTCCCGGCTGGTCACCAGACGGAAGTATGATTGTCTTCAGTTCTACAAGAGATGGGTCAAGGAAGTTGTTCATGATGAATGCCAATGGCAGAAATCAGAGAAGCCTCAAGCTTCCTGGAGAGCAGATGCAGCCCAGTTGGTCTTCATTACGTTGA
- a CDS encoding sigma-70 family RNA polymerase sigma factor, producing MINSSSSHKPPALLKKEHVSAQEQQKQIEFQQEAIQHINALYNYALHLTMNPDDAKDLVQETYLKAYKFFGSFEKGTNCKAWLFKILKNNYINKFRKNSREPGKVDYDLIKDFYHSIKAAQSDNEDLNAGYFKSLMHDEVYQALQSLPDEFKEVIQLCDIEGFTYEEIANMVESPIGTVRSRLYRGRKLLRSKLNDFAKKYGYHTEDNE from the coding sequence ATGATCAACTCTTCCTCCTCACATAAACCTCCCGCTCTGCTAAAAAAAGAGCACGTGTCGGCTCAGGAACAGCAGAAACAAATCGAGTTTCAGCAGGAAGCCATACAGCACATTAATGCATTATATAATTATGCATTACACCTGACAATGAATCCTGATGATGCCAAGGATCTCGTTCAGGAAACCTATCTCAAAGCATATAAATTCTTTGGCTCGTTTGAAAAGGGAACCAACTGCAAGGCGTGGCTGTTTAAAATCCTTAAAAACAATTACATCAACAAATTCAGGAAAAACTCAAGAGAACCCGGAAAGGTAGACTATGACCTGATCAAGGATTTTTATCATTCAATCAAAGCAGCGCAAAGCGATAACGAAGATCTCAATGCGGGATATTTTAAATCGCTCATGCATGATGAAGTCTACCAGGCTCTGCAATCTCTCCCTGACGAGTTCAAAGAGGTGATACAATTATGCGATATCGAAGGGTTCACCTATGAAGAGATTGCCAACATGGTGGAAAGCCCCATCGGTACAGTTCGTTCACGCCTTTACAGAGGCAGAAAGCTTTTACGTTCCAAACTGAATGATTTTGCCAAAAAATACGGTTACCACACCGAAGACAACGAATAA
- the pscD gene encoding photosystem P840 reaction center protein PscD has protein sequence MQSAVWSGNALHKVTKYYITSAKRDRNGKLDITVSPASGRTNLKPTEKFIDQLKNGEIQLLVLTNQPDIALDMDKKVLDNENRYVIDFDKRGVKWTMRDLPVYFNTMKNTLCVEVDGVSYSLDSFFK, from the coding sequence ATGCAATCAGCCGTATGGTCAGGTAACGCCCTGCACAAAGTTACCAAATATTATATTACCTCAGCCAAAAGGGATCGTAACGGGAAGCTTGATATAACAGTATCACCTGCTTCGGGCCGAACGAACCTCAAGCCAACTGAAAAGTTCATTGATCAGCTGAAAAATGGAGAAATCCAGCTTCTGGTTTTAACCAATCAACCGGATATAGCTCTTGATATGGACAAAAAAGTGCTTGACAACGAAAACCGTTACGTGATAGATTTCGACAAAAGGGGTGTCAAGTGGACCATGAGAGATCTGCCTGTCTATTTCAATACGATGAAAAACACACTTTGTGTTGAGGTAGACGGGGTCAGTTATTCACTTGACAGCTTCTTCAAGTAG
- a CDS encoding FAD-dependent oxidoreductase, producing the protein MHYSADVIIVGSGIGGLTAAALLQERGFTTLTIEKNMYPGGSCASFRRKGYTFDVGASVFYGFSDNDDHGTLNLHSRIFRRLGLSVATIADPVQIHYHLPNGLDVPVYYRQQAFLTELKRHFPHESGGIDRFYRELESVYEILSALPAGSLEDIVHIAKVGGTHFGKTIALALKTLKSMGRTARKYIRDPELLRFIDIESYSWAVQDAVSTPLVNAGICLADRHHGGINYPLGGSGAIPAALCEGIEKFGGKILYNSEVQEIIVRNGKAEGVRLSGGEELLSKAVISNATIWDTCNRLLKDPRYRIAEERFLRAPSWFQMYLGVDAGVVPEGFHVHHVMVDDWQRYDQPGGTIYFSAPSILDPSLAPEGRHVIHAFVTDESSRWSHLDRGDVSYRKAKEDFAGSLLRRTEKILPGLSDAVELSVLATPLTHERYLNRFRGSYGPLLHPGQNVLLKPQNRTAVKNLYAAGDSTFPGQGVIAVTYSGVSCASYIARSLGNPLEYL; encoded by the coding sequence ATGCACTATTCAGCTGATGTGATTATTGTCGGTTCGGGCATCGGTGGTCTGACCGCTGCGGCCCTCCTCCAGGAGAGGGGTTTTACAACGCTGACGATAGAAAAAAATATGTATCCGGGGGGGAGCTGCGCCTCTTTTCGGCGCAAAGGGTATACCTTTGATGTCGGTGCTTCGGTTTTTTACGGGTTTTCAGATAATGACGATCATGGAACCCTCAACCTGCACTCAAGAATATTCCGCAGGCTGGGTCTCAGTGTGGCCACTATTGCCGATCCTGTTCAGATCCATTATCATTTGCCCAATGGGCTTGATGTGCCGGTGTATTACCGGCAGCAAGCGTTTCTTACGGAGCTCAAACGCCATTTTCCTCATGAGTCCGGGGGAATAGACCGATTTTACCGGGAACTGGAATCGGTCTATGAAATTCTCAGTGCGCTGCCGGCGGGTTCATTGGAAGATATTGTCCATATTGCTAAAGTTGGTGGGACTCATTTCGGCAAAACCATTGCACTTGCTCTGAAGACACTCAAATCCATGGGCCGTACAGCCAGAAAGTATATTCGTGATCCCGAACTACTGAGGTTTATCGATATCGAATCATACTCCTGGGCAGTTCAGGATGCTGTTTCAACTCCTCTGGTCAATGCGGGCATATGCCTTGCAGATCGGCATCATGGAGGTATTAACTATCCTCTTGGCGGATCGGGAGCTATTCCTGCAGCGTTGTGCGAAGGAATTGAAAAGTTCGGTGGAAAGATTCTCTACAACAGTGAGGTTCAGGAAATTATTGTCCGTAACGGCAAGGCTGAGGGCGTTCGTTTATCAGGAGGGGAAGAGCTTCTGTCGAAAGCCGTTATATCCAATGCGACTATCTGGGATACCTGTAACAGGCTTTTAAAAGATCCTCGATACCGGATTGCCGAAGAGAGGTTTTTACGTGCTCCGAGCTGGTTCCAGATGTATCTCGGTGTTGACGCCGGTGTCGTTCCTGAAGGATTTCATGTTCATCACGTCATGGTTGACGACTGGCAACGGTATGACCAGCCGGGAGGGACGATTTATTTTTCGGCACCCTCGATTCTCGATCCGTCGCTTGCTCCGGAGGGCCGCCATGTCATTCACGCCTTTGTAACCGATGAGAGCAGTCGATGGTCGCATCTTGACCGGGGGGATGTTTCCTACCGGAAGGCTAAGGAGGATTTTGCCGGCTCATTGCTTCGCCGTACCGAGAAAATTCTGCCAGGTCTTTCTGATGCGGTAGAGTTAAGTGTTCTGGCTACACCGTTAACCCATGAACGCTATCTGAACCGCTTCAGGGGATCGTATGGCCCATTACTTCATCCGGGGCAGAATGTGCTGCTTAAACCCCAGAACAGAACCGCCGTGAAGAATCTTTATGCTGCAGGCGATAGTACATTTCCCGGTCAGGGGGTTATTGCTGTGACCTATTCAGGGGTGTCATGTGCGTCATACATTGCACGGAGTCTTGGCAATCCTCTGGAGTATCTCTGA
- the pal gene encoding peptidoglycan-associated lipoprotein Pal has translation MKSLKNLFRMLLVPSMLFFVGCGCCDEAVEPEIAPAPAPAPVAVAQLDDVFYAFDSSVLDMASQNQLKENAQWMMDNPEAAVIVEGHCDERGTNEYNIALGERRADSAKSYLVNLGVDASRMQTVSYGEERPFDPGHDEAAWAKNRRAHFVVQ, from the coding sequence ATGAAATCTCTAAAAAACCTTTTCAGAATGCTTCTCGTGCCGTCGATGCTTTTCTTCGTCGGTTGTGGATGTTGTGACGAAGCTGTAGAGCCGGAAATAGCTCCAGCTCCAGCTCCAGCACCAGTAGCTGTTGCACAGCTTGATGATGTTTTCTATGCATTTGACAGTTCTGTTCTCGATATGGCATCGCAGAACCAGCTGAAAGAGAATGCTCAGTGGATGATGGATAATCCAGAAGCCGCTGTCATTGTCGAAGGTCATTGCGACGAAAGAGGCACTAACGAGTACAACATTGCTCTCGGCGAGCGCAGGGCAGACAGCGCAAAGAGCTATCTTGTCAATCTTGGCGTCGATGCTTCCCGCATGCAGACCGTCAGCTACGGTGAAGAGCGTCCGTTTGATCCAGGCCATGACGAAGCAGCCTGGGCGAAAAACAGAAGAGCTCATTTCGTAGTACAGTAA
- a CDS encoding ArsR/SmtB family transcription factor: MGKKITIEEEEVKKWNLRMPEEMLTAVSNRFKLLSEPMRLKILRALCEGERTVQEIVNEVSASQANISKHLALMHDNGVVNRRKEGLKCYYRIADDSIIFACYLISKSVVENLQDRLSWLQKVDNDLTS, translated from the coding sequence ATGGGAAAAAAAATAACGATAGAAGAAGAAGAGGTTAAGAAATGGAATCTCCGAATGCCAGAGGAGATGCTGACGGCAGTTTCTAACCGCTTCAAGCTTCTCTCCGAACCGATGAGGCTCAAAATTCTGAGAGCTTTATGCGAAGGTGAAAGAACTGTACAGGAGATTGTCAATGAAGTCAGTGCAAGTCAGGCAAACATTTCCAAACATCTCGCACTGATGCATGACAACGGCGTCGTCAACCGCCGGAAAGAGGGGTTGAAATGCTACTACCGTATCGCAGATGACAGCATTATTTTTGCCTGTTACCTCATTTCGAAAAGTGTCGTTGAAAATCTTCAAGACCGCCTCAGCTGGCTTCAGAAAGTTGACAACGATCTCACATCCTGA
- the ybgF gene encoding tol-pal system protein YbgF produces MKQRNAIIVGAIAVCTVAGCASKTDLYMVQDDVRQLKQQTNQSGGESAEVYAEVQKLRDEIASLQGTIEEMRYNAAARENAARQATLPSDASGIETLPFPIDGPSSSPETAPTVDPSATMADSATVRGGDAPVTAGSRDDRALFDAGMNAFNEYDYAEARKEFSALLSAYPQSALADDAQYYTAETYYNEKWYEKAILEYQLVIEKYPEGDKRPAAYFKQGLSFENIGDATNAGVRYKELIQLYPDSNEAGIVGPKLQ; encoded by the coding sequence ATGAAACAGCGTAATGCTATTATTGTCGGAGCTATTGCCGTTTGTACGGTAGCGGGGTGTGCATCAAAAACTGATCTCTATATGGTTCAGGATGATGTCCGTCAACTCAAACAGCAGACGAATCAGTCTGGTGGGGAGTCAGCAGAGGTCTATGCTGAAGTGCAGAAACTGCGTGACGAAATTGCCTCTTTACAGGGAACCATTGAGGAAATGCGCTATAATGCAGCGGCAAGGGAGAATGCTGCCCGTCAGGCAACCTTGCCTTCTGATGCAAGTGGTATAGAGACGCTTCCCTTCCCGATTGATGGTCCATCTTCTTCTCCGGAGACAGCACCAACGGTGGATCCTTCCGCTACCATGGCTGACAGTGCAACGGTGAGGGGGGGGGACGCTCCTGTTACGGCAGGCTCTCGTGACGATAGAGCTTTGTTTGACGCCGGAATGAACGCGTTCAATGAATACGATTATGCAGAAGCAAGAAAAGAGTTTTCAGCGCTTCTTTCAGCATATCCTCAATCAGCGCTGGCAGATGATGCTCAGTATTATACGGCTGAAACCTATTATAACGAGAAGTGGTACGAAAAAGCCATTCTGGAATACCAGCTTGTGATCGAAAAATATCCTGAGGGCGACAAACGACCTGCAGCATATTTCAAACAGGGACTGTCGTTTGAAAATATCGGTGATGCAACAAATGCCGGAGTTCGTTACAAGGAACTTATCCAATTGTACCCTGACTCGAACGAAGCAGGGATCGTTGGTCCGAAGCTTCAGTAA